Proteins encoded within one genomic window of Nordella sp. HKS 07:
- a CDS encoding TIR domain-containing protein: MSGTQVFLSYVDDTKPFVDEFSRHFFSLELDLQHLDRTIDAGEVERDELAKRIDAADIFIAFIGSTYEKDCANELDRRASLRKRIVPITLSQGGKIWWDDFKKSHSLDIKDQAFFQPGSSNWDTPDAQLVVKIRNALLEPVVPVGPIVSLKQMILLGHPKAELSDGVRQAADQLTEEMKASGATVTAWPNKWCDPDKEAALNEGALFVQPLSAADAPAYMEQPGRTLKYLSVALAEKSRPVLEKSQIMLWLPKGEQHEDFGKRAETEGEANPAFRIDTPSELSHVLARLLGRDKRGPVLTLESVDEPGNGAAEVRRKLPEEIFGCVRKYLPEENTYVEFPPSEFELLFGDIAGQRPILVAHDLKASANVMIGNGDPRQQILAKFTDVQVRADKILQAKGLRTEDVFWVACISNGRHGLPRSPHLPTFHLRRWIILELEYAGERFVPEEQSRKRLDNALGTWAQSA, encoded by the coding sequence ATGAGCGGCACGCAGGTCTTCTTAAGCTATGTCGATGACACGAAGCCATTTGTCGACGAGTTTTCCCGACACTTCTTCAGCCTTGAGCTGGATTTGCAGCATCTTGACCGGACTATCGACGCCGGCGAGGTCGAGCGCGATGAGTTGGCGAAACGCATAGACGCTGCTGATATTTTCATCGCCTTCATCGGTAGTACCTATGAAAAGGATTGCGCGAATGAGCTCGACCGCCGAGCCAGTCTGCGCAAGAGGATCGTGCCGATAACTCTCAGTCAGGGTGGCAAGATCTGGTGGGACGACTTCAAGAAGAGTCATAGCCTGGACATCAAGGACCAAGCCTTCTTCCAGCCGGGAAGTTCAAACTGGGACACTCCCGACGCCCAACTGGTCGTAAAAATCCGCAACGCGCTGCTGGAGCCGGTTGTTCCCGTCGGCCCAATCGTCAGCCTCAAGCAGATGATCCTGCTCGGTCACCCGAAGGCGGAGCTCTCGGATGGCGTGCGGCAGGCGGCAGACCAACTGACGGAAGAGATGAAGGCGAGTGGCGCCACGGTTACCGCCTGGCCGAACAAGTGGTGCGATCCCGACAAGGAGGCGGCACTCAATGAGGGCGCGCTGTTTGTGCAGCCTCTGTCGGCCGCAGATGCGCCAGCCTATATGGAGCAGCCGGGACGCACATTGAAGTATCTGTCGGTAGCGCTGGCCGAGAAATCGCGACCGGTCCTGGAAAAGTCGCAGATCATGCTGTGGCTGCCGAAAGGCGAGCAGCATGAGGATTTCGGCAAGCGCGCTGAGACGGAAGGCGAGGCCAATCCTGCCTTCCGGATCGACACTCCGTCGGAGCTGTCGCATGTGCTGGCCCGCTTGCTCGGGCGCGACAAACGCGGTCCGGTCCTGACCCTCGAGAGTGTTGATGAGCCTGGCAATGGCGCGGCGGAAGTGAGGCGAAAGCTGCCGGAGGAGATATTCGGCTGCGTGCGGAAATATCTGCCCGAAGAGAACACCTATGTGGAGTTTCCGCCCAGCGAGTTCGAGTTGCTTTTCGGCGATATCGCCGGCCAGCGGCCGATTCTCGTCGCCCATGATCTCAAGGCATCGGCCAATGTCATGATAGGCAATGGCGATCCCCGTCAGCAGATACTCGCAAAATTCACCGACGTTCAGGTTCGGGCCGATAAGATCCTGCAGGCCAAGGGGTTGCGGACCGAGGATGTGTTCTGGGTGGCCTGCATCAGCAACGGCCGGCATGGGCTGCCGCGCAGCCCGCATCTGCCGACCTTCCATCTGCGGCGCTGGATTATCCTTGAGCTCGAATATGCCGGCGAGCGGTTCGTGCCCGAGGAGCAGAGCCGGAAGAGACTGGACAACGCATTGGGAACTTGGGCTCAGTCGGCATGA
- a CDS encoding histidine phosphatase family protein: MKRIFLVRHGESEWNSVRRLQGQADINLSETGRAQARALRATIRNLTPDQALTSDLKRASETAELLGFEHASPSSRLREIDVGEWTGTPIADLSKLNDGLYRRWRAGTYTPPGGESWNDFVARSSAAVGEALQRGAERLLVVCHGGVIRALLEHFITLPPHRLVPVGPASLSIVAVRDLEAQDIRLELLNYRPDGPALDSPD; the protein is encoded by the coding sequence TTGAAACGCATCTTCCTTGTCCGCCACGGTGAAAGTGAGTGGAACTCGGTCCGCCGGCTGCAGGGCCAGGCCGACATCAATCTGTCGGAGACGGGGCGCGCCCAGGCGCGTGCTCTCCGCGCCACGATACGGAATCTGACGCCCGACCAGGCACTGACCTCGGACCTCAAGCGCGCCAGCGAGACGGCGGAACTGCTTGGCTTCGAGCACGCCAGTCCGTCGTCGCGCCTGCGCGAGATCGATGTCGGCGAATGGACGGGAACACCGATCGCCGATCTCTCGAAGCTGAATGACGGGCTCTATCGCCGCTGGCGGGCCGGCACCTATACGCCGCCCGGCGGGGAAAGCTGGAACGATTTCGTGGCGCGCAGCAGCGCCGCCGTCGGCGAAGCTCTGCAGCGCGGCGCCGAGCGCCTGCTCGTCGTCTGTCATGGAGGCGTGATCCGCGCCCTCCTCGAACATTTCATAACTCTGCCGCCACACCGTCTCGTGCCGGTCGGCCCGGCGAGCCTGTCAATCGTCGCGGTGCGCGATCTCGAGGCCCAGGATATCCGCCTCGAATTGCTGAATTACCGACCGGACGGACCGGCGCTCGATTCCCCCGACTGA
- the grrM gene encoding cyclophane-forming radical SAM/SPASM peptide maturase GrrM/OscB — protein MIAGLQPAALRGRTKLLVLQGTPFCNIDCDYCYLAERSVKARMPMAMVGESVRWIFENGLGQDDTTVVWHAGEPLTLPRAWYEKAFAVAAEVAPSSWNRRHAFQTNGTLIDDAWCAFFAGHKVRVGVSLDGPAALHDLHRKRRDGHGSHAAAMRGVAALKRNEVPFHVICVVTEASLSRSDALIEFFAGEGIVDVGFNIEEIEGVHTGSTLAVNDGRARFRAFFERAVERADELGISIREVRGVLGAAVELPNKDWPGNDQNMPFVLVTVTRDGAIYTFSPELAGIEHPEFGTLALGHVGSDSLADIIDGQVFQTQWAEISAGIAACARDCAYFPLCRGGAPSNKLGELGTFAGTETMACRLGQQEVAEVVLGRILKEMERSSVLAEAS, from the coding sequence ATGATCGCTGGCTTGCAGCCGGCCGCCTTGCGCGGGCGCACCAAGCTGCTCGTTCTTCAGGGTACGCCCTTCTGTAACATTGACTGCGACTACTGCTATCTGGCGGAGCGCAGCGTCAAAGCACGCATGCCGATGGCGATGGTTGGAGAGTCGGTCCGCTGGATATTCGAGAACGGCCTGGGCCAGGACGACACGACTGTCGTGTGGCATGCGGGAGAACCGCTCACCTTGCCGCGCGCCTGGTATGAAAAAGCTTTCGCCGTGGCGGCTGAGGTCGCCCCTTCATCCTGGAACCGGCGTCACGCCTTTCAGACCAATGGCACGCTCATAGACGACGCGTGGTGCGCATTCTTCGCCGGGCACAAGGTGCGCGTCGGCGTCAGCCTCGATGGGCCCGCGGCGCTGCATGATCTCCATCGCAAGAGGCGGGATGGTCATGGTAGCCATGCCGCGGCCATGCGGGGTGTCGCCGCCCTCAAGCGCAATGAGGTTCCATTCCATGTCATCTGCGTCGTCACTGAAGCGTCGCTGTCGCGCTCGGACGCGCTCATCGAGTTCTTTGCCGGCGAAGGGATTGTCGATGTCGGATTCAATATCGAGGAGATCGAGGGCGTCCATACTGGCTCGACCCTGGCGGTAAATGATGGCCGTGCCCGCTTCCGCGCCTTCTTCGAGCGTGCCGTCGAGCGTGCCGACGAGCTTGGCATCAGTATACGTGAAGTGCGCGGCGTTCTCGGCGCCGCGGTGGAATTGCCGAACAAGGACTGGCCGGGCAACGACCAGAACATGCCCTTTGTCCTCGTGACCGTAACGAGGGACGGGGCGATTTATACCTTCTCTCCGGAGCTCGCGGGAATCGAGCATCCCGAGTTCGGTACGCTGGCGCTTGGTCATGTCGGCAGCGACAGCTTGGCCGATATCATCGACGGGCAAGTCTTTCAGACCCAGTGGGCGGAGATCTCCGCAGGCATCGCGGCCTGCGCGCGCGATTGCGCCTATTTTCCACTATGCCGCGGCGGCGCGCCTTCGAACAAGCTGGGCGAGCTCGGCACTTTTGCCGGCACCGAGACGATGGCTTGCCGACTAGGTCAGCAGGAAGTCGCCGAGGTGGTCCTCGGGCGCATCCTGAAAGAAATGGAGCGTAGCTCTGTTCTGGCCGAAGCATCTTAG
- a CDS encoding SDR family oxidoreductase, with amino-acid sequence MLSLPGKVTIITGASSGIGRAAAKLFAAEGAKLVLCARRKGGLDDVVREITSEGGEAVAVAGDVKDEAVAKALVEVARDTFGGLDIAFNNAGTVGEMAPVPDISVAGWRETLDTNLTSAFLAAKHQIPAMLRQGGGSLIFTSTFVGHTVGFPNLGAYAASKAGLVGLVQVIAAEFGAKRIRANALLPGGTDTPMGREVINSPEIRSFVEGLHALKRLAEPDEIARSALFLASEASSFMTGAALLVDGGVSINKT; translated from the coding sequence ATGCTTTCTCTTCCCGGCAAGGTTACTATCATCACCGGCGCCAGCTCCGGCATCGGTCGAGCTGCGGCGAAACTCTTCGCCGCCGAAGGCGCAAAGCTCGTGCTCTGTGCACGCCGCAAGGGCGGTCTGGACGACGTCGTCAGGGAGATCACAAGTGAGGGGGGCGAAGCGGTTGCCGTTGCGGGCGATGTGAAGGATGAAGCCGTGGCCAAGGCGCTGGTCGAGGTCGCGCGCGATACATTTGGCGGCCTCGACATCGCCTTCAACAATGCCGGCACGGTGGGTGAGATGGCGCCCGTACCCGACATCAGTGTCGCGGGATGGCGCGAGACGCTCGACACCAATCTGACGAGCGCCTTTCTCGCAGCGAAACATCAGATCCCGGCAATGCTCAGGCAAGGCGGCGGATCGCTCATCTTTACCTCCACCTTTGTCGGCCACACGGTGGGTTTCCCCAATCTCGGCGCTTATGCTGCGAGCAAGGCCGGCCTGGTCGGTCTCGTCCAGGTCATCGCCGCCGAGTTCGGCGCGAAGAGGATCAGAGCCAACGCGCTGCTTCCCGGTGGTACCGATACGCCGATGGGGCGCGAGGTGATCAACTCGCCTGAGATCAGAAGCTTCGTCGAGGGGTTGCATGCCTTGAAGCGTCTGGCGGAACCGGACGAGATCGCCCGCTCGGCATTATTCCTGGCGTCGGAGGCGTCGAGCTTCATGACTGGAGCAGCGCTTCTCGTCGATGGCGGTGTGTCGATCAACAAGACATGA
- a CDS encoding DJ-1/PfpI family protein produces MAQDKTIGLIFIEGYADWEFGLLSASTGEWFPGRVVALSPGGKPVRSIGKLMLTPERDTAPDNNSDLDAVAVIGSDGWAQADAPDVAPLLKAVAARGGVIGGICAGTLALARAGLFAKAAHTSNDRGWIAGLVPDYQGREHYRDVPQAVVDGRIISAPGSAPGTFATEFLRALYPDEAEKVSEMKAMFAKEYTG; encoded by the coding sequence ATGGCGCAGGACAAGACGATCGGACTCATATTCATCGAAGGATATGCCGACTGGGAGTTCGGGCTTCTATCGGCATCGACGGGAGAGTGGTTTCCGGGCCGGGTAGTTGCACTTTCGCCCGGGGGCAAGCCGGTGCGCTCGATCGGCAAGCTGATGCTGACGCCTGAGCGCGACACGGCCCCTGACAACAACAGCGATCTCGACGCCGTCGCCGTCATCGGCTCGGATGGCTGGGCCCAGGCCGACGCACCGGATGTCGCCCCCCTGCTCAAGGCCGTGGCCGCGCGTGGCGGTGTCATTGGCGGCATCTGCGCTGGTACGCTGGCCCTGGCGCGCGCCGGGCTCTTCGCCAAGGCGGCGCACACCAGCAACGACCGCGGCTGGATTGCCGGCCTGGTCCCCGACTATCAGGGCAGGGAGCATTATCGGGATGTGCCCCAGGCGGTTGTCGATGGCAGGATCATCTCGGCACCAGGGTCGGCGCCCGGCACATTCGCGACGGAATTCCTGCGCGCACTCTATCCCGACGAGGCCGAAAAAGTCAGTGAGATGAAGGCGATGTTCGCGAAAGAGTATACGGGCTGA
- a CDS encoding ABC transporter ATP-binding protein, whose amino-acid sequence MSHSVDLIDIEMIFGQVRAVEKFSASVEGGEFFSILGPSGCGKTTLLRLVAGFIQPTAGRIVIGGEDMTGRGAHQRPTSMIFQSLALFPLMPVWENIVFGLEVRGVPKAERRKRAAELLELIALPGYGDRMIHELSGGQKQRVAIARALAVEPQVLLLDEPLSALDLKLRQHMRAELRALQKRTGVTFIYITHDQSEALAMSDRVAVMSAGKLQQIATPRELYANPATSFVARFVGETNEFPGRVYSIDSGVAAIETRHGLFRGRAGPGLKAGDQAAIYVRPEALSLEGESDNRIEAAVERLDFEGAVAILHAKAGEGQAVLAAIAHHGLAKAPSAGGNVRLSFTPAEALVLSHV is encoded by the coding sequence ATGTCCCATTCAGTCGACCTTATCGACATCGAAATGATCTTCGGCCAGGTGCGTGCCGTCGAGAAATTCTCCGCTTCCGTCGAAGGCGGCGAATTCTTCTCGATCCTGGGGCCGTCGGGCTGCGGAAAGACCACCCTTTTGCGCCTTGTCGCGGGCTTCATCCAGCCGACCGCAGGCAGGATCGTGATCGGGGGCGAGGACATGACGGGGCGGGGGGCGCATCAGCGCCCGACCTCGATGATTTTCCAGTCGTTGGCGCTCTTCCCGCTGATGCCGGTTTGGGAGAATATCGTCTTCGGTCTCGAAGTGCGTGGCGTTCCCAAGGCGGAGCGGCGCAAGCGGGCCGCGGAGCTGCTCGAGCTCATAGCACTTCCGGGTTACGGCGACCGCATGATCCATGAATTGTCGGGTGGCCAGAAGCAGCGTGTCGCCATTGCACGCGCCCTCGCGGTCGAGCCGCAGGTGCTCCTCCTCGACGAGCCGCTCTCGGCGCTCGATCTCAAGCTGCGCCAGCATATGCGCGCCGAATTGCGGGCGCTGCAGAAGCGCACCGGTGTCACCTTCATCTATATCACCCATGATCAGTCCGAAGCGCTCGCCATGTCGGACCGGGTCGCGGTGATGAGCGCCGGCAAGCTGCAGCAGATCGCGACACCCCGCGAACTCTATGCCAACCCCGCCACCTCCTTCGTCGCCAGATTCGTCGGCGAGACGAATGAATTTCCGGGTCGCGTCTACAGCATCGACAGCGGCGTGGCCGCCATCGAGACCCGCCATGGCCTGTTCAGGGGGCGTGCCGGACCCGGGCTCAAGGCTGGAGATCAGGCCGCCATTTATGTGAGACCGGAAGCTCTGTCGCTCGAAGGCGAAAGCGACAACCGCATCGAGGCTGCTGTCGAGCGCCTCGATTTCGAAGGCGCCGTCGCCATACTCCATGCCAAGGCGGGCGAGGGCCAGGCGGTGCTCGCGGCCATAGCCCATCACGGCCTCGCCAAAGCGCCGTCGGCAGGCGGCAATGTCCGGCTATCCTTCACGCCCGCCGAGGCGTTGGTCCTTTCCCATGTCTAG
- a CDS encoding patatin-like phospholipase family protein has product MVAANSSILEPKQAGQRRLLALDGGGIRGLITLGILEKMEADLRRILKKDASFRLADYFDFIGGTSTGAILAVGLSIGLSAAELTKFYLEAGPLMFKKEELLDRLWNKFKSDPLEIKLKDILGKDTELGSPKLKTLLLVVMRNVTTDSPWPVTNNPNAHYNSRDRDDCNLKLPLWQLVRASTAAPTFFPPEVVKLKEGRQFVFVDGGVTPYNIPAFLMFRKATADPYRLLWERGESKMLIVSAGTGSAPRLGPEAGDPSRSLLEVAMSIAGEMMNGMAYDQDINCRTVGRCVFGPVIDREVGDMVSKRALSEDLGRAFLYARYDPQLTRAGLDDLGFKSVSPEAVGKLDSVKATNDLIAIGKAYAKASLDIPNQWGTFGAAATA; this is encoded by the coding sequence ATGGTGGCAGCGAATTCTTCCATCCTTGAGCCGAAACAGGCCGGCCAGCGCCGGCTGCTCGCCCTCGATGGCGGCGGCATACGCGGGCTGATCACGCTCGGCATTCTCGAGAAGATGGAGGCGGATCTGCGCCGCATCCTCAAGAAAGACGCGAGCTTCCGTCTCGCCGATTATTTTGACTTTATCGGCGGGACGTCCACCGGCGCCATTCTGGCAGTCGGTCTCTCTATTGGCCTGTCTGCCGCCGAACTGACCAAATTCTATCTCGAGGCCGGGCCCTTGATGTTCAAGAAGGAAGAGCTTCTCGATCGTTTGTGGAACAAGTTCAAATCCGACCCTCTGGAGATCAAACTCAAGGACATTCTCGGCAAGGACACTGAGCTTGGCAGCCCCAAGCTCAAGACGCTCCTGCTGGTTGTCATGCGCAACGTCACGACAGACTCGCCATGGCCGGTCACCAACAACCCCAACGCCCACTATAATTCGCGTGACCGGGACGACTGCAATCTCAAGCTTCCGCTCTGGCAATTGGTGCGGGCCTCGACGGCGGCGCCGACCTTTTTCCCGCCCGAGGTCGTCAAGCTAAAGGAGGGGCGGCAGTTCGTTTTCGTCGATGGCGGGGTGACGCCATACAACATTCCGGCCTTCCTGATGTTCCGCAAGGCGACGGCCGATCCCTACAGACTCTTGTGGGAAAGGGGAGAGAGCAAGATGCTGATCGTGTCCGCCGGGACCGGATCGGCGCCGCGCCTTGGACCCGAGGCCGGGGATCCGAGCCGCTCGCTTCTGGAGGTCGCCATGTCCATTGCGGGCGAAATGATGAACGGCATGGCCTATGACCAGGATATCAATTGCCGAACCGTCGGGCGCTGTGTTTTCGGTCCGGTGATCGACCGCGAGGTGGGCGACATGGTGTCCAAGCGGGCCTTGTCGGAAGACTTGGGCCGCGCCTTTCTATATGCGCGCTACGACCCTCAGCTTACCCGTGCCGGGCTCGATGACCTGGGCTTCAAAAGCGTCTCGCCGGAAGCTGTGGGCAAGTTGGATTCAGTGAAGGCGACCAACGATCTCATCGCCATCGGCAAGGCCTATGCCAAGGCATCGCTCGACATTCCCAACCAATGGGGAACGTTCGGGGCGGCGGCCACGGCATAG
- a CDS encoding TIR domain-containing protein, with protein sequence MSEVKVFLSYVGDTSVFVEEFSKHFFTVSGNFLRLDWLIENVDAGEAVSAEIAERIKSSGVFIAFICKDYPSRMAAKELDQALELRKAGQNLIVVPVTLGQSGRSWWKDVKQKAGLNDIADQPFFKPGTNAWSLPDAAGVMAIQRLRKSLAEKFPA encoded by the coding sequence ATGAGCGAGGTGAAGGTTTTCCTGAGTTATGTCGGCGACACGAGCGTGTTCGTGGAGGAGTTTTCCAAGCACTTTTTTACGGTCAGCGGCAATTTCCTGAGGCTTGATTGGCTCATCGAGAATGTCGATGCCGGCGAGGCGGTCTCAGCCGAGATTGCCGAGAGAATCAAATCGTCCGGAGTTTTCATCGCATTCATTTGCAAAGACTATCCGAGCCGGATGGCGGCTAAGGAACTTGACCAAGCACTGGAGTTACGTAAGGCCGGGCAGAATCTGATTGTCGTGCCGGTCACTTTGGGACAAAGCGGACGGAGCTGGTGGAAGGACGTCAAGCAAAAGGCGGGTCTTAACGATATCGCCGACCAGCCCTTCTTCAAACCGGGTACCAATGCCTGGTCGCTACCCGATGCGGCTGGCGTCATGGCGATCCAAAGGCTGCGCAAATCCCTGGCCGAGAAGTTTCCGGCCTAG
- a CDS encoding ABC transporter permease produces MSSLTMRFGPGLGGAILLLVALWLVAMVLAPNLMMLDFSLRPNLMPSQIGTVADRYSIANFNALFSDSVHRGIFLKTIWASAFVTLTTLIVTYPLAFWLAKLSTPKTMALALLALIIPFWINEVLRTLAWYILLAFNGPLNAVFLALGVIDQPVRWFGDIGVLAGMVYAYILFMLFPIYNSISTLETAQIEAARNLGASTVRIHRRIVIPHAKAGIATGCVFTFMLAAGSYVAPALLGSPGSRWFTEIIYNWFFEGGNWNRGAAYALVLLVLCMLVVLAALRLFRVNLADVAK; encoded by the coding sequence ATGTCTAGCCTGACGATGCGCTTCGGTCCGGGGCTTGGCGGCGCGATCCTGCTGCTTGTCGCTCTGTGGCTCGTCGCCATGGTGCTGGCGCCCAATCTCATGATGCTCGATTTCTCGCTGCGTCCCAATCTCATGCCGAGCCAGATCGGCACGGTGGCCGACCGATATTCGATCGCGAACTTCAATGCGCTATTCAGCGATTCCGTTCACCGCGGCATCTTTCTCAAGACAATCTGGGCGAGCGCTTTTGTCACGCTGACGACGCTGATCGTGACCTATCCCCTGGCCTTCTGGTTGGCCAAGCTCTCGACGCCTAAGACCATGGCGCTGGCGCTCCTGGCGCTCATCATTCCGTTCTGGATCAATGAAGTCCTGCGCACGCTCGCCTGGTACATCCTGCTCGCCTTCAATGGCCCACTCAACGCGGTGTTCCTGGCGCTGGGCGTCATCGACCAGCCGGTGCGCTGGTTCGGCGATATCGGTGTCCTCGCCGGCATGGTCTATGCCTATATCCTGTTCATGCTGTTTCCAATCTACAATTCGATCTCCACCTTGGAGACGGCGCAGATCGAGGCAGCCCGCAATCTCGGCGCCTCGACGGTGAGAATTCATCGCCGTATCGTCATTCCGCATGCCAAGGCCGGAATCGCCACCGGCTGTGTCTTCACCTTCATGCTGGCGGCGGGAAGTTATGTGGCGCCAGCACTCCTGGGTTCGCCCGGCAGCCGCTGGTTCACCGAAATCATCTATAACTGGTTCTTCGAAGGCGGAAACTGGAATCGCGGCGCGGCCTATGCGTTGGTGCTGCTTGTCCTCTGCATGCTGGTGGTATTGGCGGCCTTGCGTCTGTTCCGAGTCAATCTTGCGGATGTCGCCAAATGA
- a CDS encoding ABC transporter permease — protein MTMAIEAPMAARLNAPRGGLAVIADLLPRITFALYMILFFAYLFLPLAVMTAATFNTSKFPTVTPWLGTTLHWFSALWADQAMWKALWVSILIGFCVIAIALPIGTAAALFLTSLDGRARSFFYAVMVSPLLTPGVAIGIATLILWRQAGVGGGLWLIILAQSSFIAAYVMLMVTARLQRFDRTLEEAAIGLGASRFMVFRRILLPYLKPSLLAATLIAFLQSFENYNTTLFVRGTETPLTVYIATKVRTGLTPAVNALGLILIVLTITAAVALEAVKRRRAQSGESSAGPSGR, from the coding sequence ATGACCATGGCTATCGAAGCGCCCATGGCGGCCCGCTTGAACGCCCCGAGAGGGGGCCTTGCCGTTATCGCCGATCTGCTGCCCCGGATCACCTTCGCCCTCTATATGATCCTTTTCTTCGCCTATCTCTTCCTGCCGCTGGCGGTGATGACGGCGGCGACTTTCAATACCAGCAAGTTCCCGACCGTGACGCCCTGGCTCGGCACCACGCTGCACTGGTTCTCGGCGTTGTGGGCCGATCAGGCGATGTGGAAGGCGCTGTGGGTCTCGATCCTGATCGGCTTCTGCGTCATCGCGATCGCGCTGCCGATCGGCACCGCCGCCGCTTTGTTCCTGACGAGCCTCGATGGGCGGGCACGCAGCTTCTTCTATGCCGTTATGGTCTCGCCCTTGCTGACGCCCGGCGTCGCCATCGGCATCGCCACATTGATCCTCTGGCGTCAGGCTGGCGTCGGCGGTGGGCTCTGGCTCATCATCCTGGCGCAGTCGAGTTTCATCGCGGCTTACGTGATGCTGATGGTCACCGCGCGACTGCAGCGCTTCGACCGCACATTGGAAGAGGCGGCAATCGGGCTCGGCGCCTCGCGCTTCATGGTGTTCCGCCGCATCCTTCTGCCCTATCTGAAGCCGTCGCTTCTGGCGGCGACACTCATCGCCTTCCTGCAGTCCTTCGAGAACTACAACACGACGCTCTTCGTGCGCGGCACCGAGACGCCGCTCACCGTCTATATCGCCACCAAGGTGCGCACCGGTCTGACCCCGGCAGTCAATGCGCTGGGCCTCATCCTTATCGTGCTGACCATAACCGCCGCCGTGGCTCTCGAGGCCGTAAAGCGCAGGCGTGCTCAGTCGGGGGAATCGAGCGCCGGTCCGTCCGGTCGGTAA
- a CDS encoding extracellular solute-binding protein, which translates to MKTISRRTLLGSAAATAGVTLAAPFIAREAQASSGTVNIFAWAGYISDEMLAGFEKATGIKAVYTPYGTNDELLNQMRASNGTGYDIIWPAVDRVPNYVEFGLLQPIDEAKVKWDLALPSAVKGSETLGAVVDGKRYQVPTDWGTEGLSFDKKAAPLEYGKASYGDIWKPENTGKATIRGHSGLVGLGLWLETQGKLPKPMRDSFKDEATMRANYDLILAEAIARKGNIVQFWANENEAQGAFRTNGAVIGQTWDSSAAGLAKEGLPIGFVAPVEGALAWMEGVSLPVGIKNVDEPTHS; encoded by the coding sequence ATGAAGACGATCAGCCGCCGGACGCTCCTCGGGAGCGCCGCCGCCACGGCAGGCGTGACGCTCGCGGCTCCCTTCATCGCGCGGGAAGCCCAGGCTTCGTCGGGAACGGTCAATATCTTTGCCTGGGCCGGCTACATTTCCGACGAGATGCTGGCAGGTTTCGAAAAAGCGACTGGAATCAAGGCCGTCTATACGCCCTACGGTACGAATGACGAGCTTCTCAACCAGATGCGCGCCAGCAATGGCACCGGCTACGACATCATCTGGCCGGCGGTCGACCGCGTGCCGAACTATGTGGAATTTGGCCTTCTGCAGCCGATCGACGAAGCGAAGGTGAAATGGGATCTGGCGCTGCCGAGCGCCGTGAAGGGATCGGAGACGCTCGGCGCCGTCGTCGATGGCAAGCGTTATCAGGTGCCGACCGATTGGGGCACGGAAGGGCTCTCCTTCGACAAGAAGGCTGCGCCGCTCGAATATGGCAAGGCCTCCTATGGCGACATCTGGAAGCCCGAAAACACGGGCAAGGCGACGATCCGCGGCCATTCGGGTCTCGTCGGCCTCGGCCTCTGGCTCGAGACCCAGGGCAAGCTGCCGAAACCGATGCGCGACAGCTTCAAGGACGAAGCCACGATGCGCGCCAATTACGACTTGATTCTCGCCGAGGCCATCGCGCGTAAAGGCAATATCGTGCAGTTCTGGGCGAACGAGAATGAGGCGCAGGGCGCGTTTCGCACCAATGGCGCGGTGATCGGCCAGACCTGGGATTCCTCCGCCGCCGGCCTTGCCAAGGAAGGTCTCCCCATCGGCTTCGTGGCACCGGTCGAAGGGGCGCTCGCCTGGATGGAAGGCGTGTCACTGCCGGTCGGCATCAAGAACGTCGACGAGCCTACGCATTCGTGA